The Oncorhynchus mykiss isolate Arlee chromosome 28, USDA_OmykA_1.1, whole genome shotgun sequence genome includes a window with the following:
- the LOC110508637 gene encoding desmoglein-2, whose protein sequence is MARVETVVILLPFILTFICVVAVESGGLNLRRQKREWIIPPKTLKENVDYSNREYIAKIRSDEQYKSRVTYSLTGIGADQNPVNLFTVNPDKGLVRIHGILDREKIASYHLLGVAKYNNGSRAEKDIELNIFVEDQNDCPPVFVFGQSGSINESSAAETVVMKVTATDADEVNTLHSQIYYSIVEKSASDKMFAINYQTGEILVRRTTLDRETQDTYTLTVKGSDMNGAFGGNTGTAEVVIKILDINDNIPTLEKESYEGSVEENTVGVEVLRIKAIDLDLMYTENWLSVFTIITGNEAGYFNITTDAKTNEGIIWITKALDYEELKVLNLAIRVSNKAEYYFGSSKGLEDMGKAYPIKINVINQKEGPKFKPTVKVVTISEDSSLVTINKVITTYTAIDSDTLQIATNVRYAKIYDEDHWLIIDEKTAEIKLNKLPDRESKYLVNGTYYAKIIAITTDLPSKTATGTIAIQVEDFNDHCPTLTATTTTMCLGDTAVYVTAVDGDAFPNGAPFKFRVIQDDSKQKWMVEHLNATTAILRDHAHMWPGHYKVAVEISDQQGKACADTQVLNVVVCTCDQVNKVCIERRTGTDITLGAPAILLLLLGLLLLLLVPLLLLFCLCGGAAAIGDFKPIPFDTKEHLIAYHTEGQGEDKEVPLLNVPVELEQCPIKTVNVGKYGGNAGFIGRVGEIGGAAGGVSGDGFTSSSMFTGAHQQYHGFHQPSGRLEVDYGMGGGIMTEHHEHSMFSRLPAGAYDGMALSEEVLEEYYSAKANHTAQIDQQRDALLIYDYEGQGSPVGSVGCCSLLGADDDLDFLNDLGHKFKTLAQICQGSIAMEAETVNVSVSPTRPRPTTSIHTEVSRNTALNVNTLNTSVTTSTPSVPLQESLITRDQGSVTIPRSHIQENMVIPRQTVLIQQPTMYYAAAPTMYMVEPQPQLLLVEQRGGGGYVHAQQAVGHVGVGTGQGMVQTGGLHGSQGMLLVEKQMGVGGGGGQGHVVMGGGQFLQGAGQTITGGGHVITETSQTITQGGQILQGAGQTMIGGGHLSPGGSFSQGSRKVLVVESGSGPASAVGGSAGLWAPQVTLQRGQGSSSTFSSGGHSVEVIGQRGASTLTSSSLCGSKGSNQASAAAVTVTTTPMPTAAPRSRSHTAVVQEKKSSVTEKYTETSTIA, encoded by the exons ATGGCCCGTGTAGAAACTGTTGTTATATTGTTGCCGTTCATACTAACG TTTATATGTGTGGTGGCAGTAGAAAGCGGCGGGCTGAACCTGAGAAGACAGAAGAGAGAATGGATCATTCCTCCTAAAACGTTGAAGGAGAATGTAGATTACAGTAACAGGGAGTACATCGCAAAG ATTCGTTCTGATGAGCAGTACAAGTCAAGAGTGACGTACTCACTGACCGGGATCGGTGCAGACCAAAACCCCGTAAACTTATTCACCGTCAACCCAGATAAAGGCCTTGTCAGAATCCACGGCATTCTGGACAGAGAGAAGATCGCTTCCTACCAT TTACTTGGAGTAGCGAAGTACAACAATGGAAGCCGTGCAGAGAAGGACATTGAACTGAATATTTTTGTTGAGGACCAGAATGACTGCCCACCAGTGTTCGTTTTTGGCCAATCTGGATCCATCAATGAGTCCAGTGCTGCAG AGACCGTTGTCATGAAAGTGACTGCCACAGATGCGGATGAAGTGAACACTCTACACTCTCAGATTTACTACAGCATAGTGGAGAAGAGTGCTTCAGATAAGATGTTCGCCATCAACTACCAGACTGGAGAGATACTGGTTCGCAGGACTACACTggacagagag ACTCAAGACACCTACACCCTGACTGTAAAAGGTTCAGACATGAACGGAGCATTCGGAGGAAACACGGGAACAGCAGAAGTTGTGATTAAAATCCTGGACATCAATGACAACATCCCCACCCTGGAGAAAGAATCT TACGAGGGCAGTGTGGAGGAGAACACGGTCGGTGTGGAAGTACTGAGGATCAAAGCCATTGATCTGGATCTGATGTACACTGAGAACTGGCTGTCTGTGTTCACCATCATTACAGGCAATGAGGCCGGCTACTTCAACATCACCACAGACGCTAAGACCAACGAAGGCATAATATGGATAACCAAG GCACTGGACTATGAGGAGCTGAAAGTGCTCAACCTTGCTATACGTGTTTCCAACAAAGCAGAGTACTACTTTGGCTCCTCCAAAGGATTAGAGGATATGGGAAAAGCTTACCCCATCAAGATCAATGTGATCAACCAGAAAGAGGGCCCCAAATTCAAGCCAACGGTTAAAGTGGTGACCATCTCTGAGGACTCCAGCTTGGTCACCATTAACAAGGTTATCACTACCTACACAGCCATCGACAGCGACACATTACAGATCGCTACCAATGTCAG GTATGCCAAAATATATGACGAAGACCACTGGCTGATCATAGATGAAAAGACAGCGGAGATCAAGCTGAACAAACTGCCTGATCGGGAGTCCAAATACCTGGTCAATGGAACATACTACGCCAAGATAATAGCCATCACAACAG ATCTGCCATCCAAAACGGCCACAGGGACAATAGCCATCCAGGTGGAAGACTTTAACGACCACTGTCCCACGCTGACAGCTACGACTACAACCATGTGTCTGGGGGATACCGCTGTGTACGTCACGGCTGTGGATGGGGATGCCTTCCCCAACGGAGCTCCCTTCAAGTTCAGAGTGATTCAGGATGACAGCAAACAGAAGTGGATGGTGGAGCACCTCAATG CCACCACTGCCATTTTACGAGACCATGCCCATATGTGGCCAGGTCACTACAAGGTTGCTGTGGAGATCAGTGACCAGCAGGGGAAGGCCTGTGCTGACACCCAGGTTCTGAACGTGGTTGTGTGTACCTGTGATCAGGTCAATAAGGTCTGCATCGAGCGGCGGACGGGCACTGACATCACGTTAGGAGCGCCTGCCATCCTGCTGCTCCTCCTGGGCCTCCTGCTGTTGCTAC TGGTTCCTCTCCTGCTGCTGTTCTGTCTATGTGGAGGAGCAGCGGCCATTGGAGACTTTAAGCCCATCCCGTTTGACACGAAAGAACACCTGATTGCATATCACACTGAAGGACAAGGAGAAGACAAG GAAGTTCCTCTCCTGAACGTTCCCGTGGAGTTGGAGCAATGCCCCATCAAAACTGTGAATGTAGGGAAGTACGGGGGAAATGCGGGATTCATAGGAAGAGTAGGGGAGAtaggaggagcagcaggaggcGTGTCAGGGGACGGCTTCACCTCATCCTCAATGTTCACAGGAGCGCACCAACAGTACCATGGCTTCCACCAGCCCAGTGGCAGATTAGAGGTGGACTATGGCATGGGCGGAGGAATCATGACAGAACATCATGAACACTCAATGTTCTCCAGATTACCTGCTGGTGCTTACGACGGGATGGCACTCTCTGAGGAAGTCCTAGAGGAGTACTACTCTGCA AAAGCCAATCACACTGCGCAGATCGACCAACAGAGAGATGCCCTGCTGATTTACGACTATGAAGGTCAGGGGTCACCGGTAGGGTCTGTGGGCTGCTGCAGTCTACTGGGGGCTGATGATGACTTGGACTTCCTCAACGACCTGGGGCACAAGTTCAAGACCCTGGCCCAGATCTGCCAGGGGTCGATAGCTATGGAGGCGGAGACTGTCAATGTGTCTGTGTCACCCACTCGTCCTAGACCTACCACATCCATTCACACAGAGGTCAGCAGAAATACTGCTCTCAATGTCAATACCCTGAACAcctccgtcaccacctccaccccCTCCGTCCCCCTACAGGAGAGCCTGATTACTCGGGACCAGGGATCAGTCACCATCCCCAGGTCTCATATCCAGGAGAACATGGTGATCCCCAGGCAGACCGTCCTCATCCAGCAGCCCACCATGTACTATGCCGCTGCCCCCACCATGTACATGGTGGAGCCTCAGCCCCAGTTGTTGCTggtggagcagagaggaggaggtggttatGTCCATGCCCAGCAGGCGGTAGGCCATGTGGGGGTAGGGACCGGTCAGGGGATGGTGCAGACAGGAGGGCTCCATGGTTCTCAGGGTATGCTGCTAGTAGAGAAGCAGATGGGGGTGGGTGGTGGGGGAGGCCAGGGTCATGTCGTTATGGGCGGAGGCCAGTTCTTACAGGGAGCCGGCCAGACTATTACTGGGGGAGGTCACGTTATTACAGAGACGAGCCAAACCATTACGCAGGGAGGCCAGATTCTACAGGGGGCAGGGCAGACCATGATTGGAGGAGGCCATCTCTCGCCAGGAGGAAGCTTCTCACAGGGTTCTAGGAAAGTGCTGGTTGTTGAGAGCGGGTCCGGGCCAGCCTCTGCAGTAGGGGGCAGTGCAGGCTTATGGGCACCCCAGGTCACCCTGCAGAGAGGCCAGGGGTCATCCTCCACCTTTTCCTCAGGTGGTCATAGTGTAGAGGTGATAGGTCAGAGGGGTGCTTCCACCTTGACCTCTAGCTCCCTGTGTGGCTCGAAGGGGTCAAATCAggcctctgctgctgctgtcacagtcaccaccacacccATGCCCACGGCTGCACCACGTAGCAGGAGCCACACCGCTGTTGTGCAAGAGAAGAAATCCTCTGTCACTGAGAAATACACTGAGACCAGTACTATAGCGTAG